The Coregonus clupeaformis isolate EN_2021a chromosome 8, ASM2061545v1, whole genome shotgun sequence genome has a segment encoding these proteins:
- the LOC121572698 gene encoding equilibrative nucleoside transporter 2-like produces the protein MKGRTDAPRDRGWLVGIIFFILGVGTLLPWNFFMTASMYFNSRLNKTERRNGTVVSNKEYYFNNWMTLLSQLPLLLCTLLNSFFYQRISEMVRIAGSLVFIFILFILTAILVKIPMEEDRFFSVTMATIWFINSFGAVLQGSLFGLVGLLPQKYSAVFMSGQGLAGTFAAIAMLVSIASDTDPETAALGYFITPCVGTLITLLSYLLLPRLEFSQFYLDKSRSYEVETTDELLKVTESVTAENGNLYGDANDSLANGGASGEEVDVEGAGASPKQAFLTLEQAEDRDRKSTIMEVFKKIWVMAFCVVFVFTVTLAVFPAVTVDVKTKYPGKWEPYFISVCCFLIFNVCDWIGRTVTTLVQWPPKESRLFPGLVVSRVVFVPLLMLCNVQSRSYLPVLFSHDAAFAFIMTLFSLSSGYCVCLSMSYAPQLVAPKDAETAGALMTFFLALGLSIGAGLSFLLRLLV, from the exons ATGAAGGGTCGGACAGACGCCCCACGCGATAG GGGCTGGTTGGTGGGGATCATCTTCTTCATCCTGGGTGTCGGGACGCTGCTACCATGGAACTTCTTCATGACCGCCTCCATG TATTTCAACAGCCGCCTCAACAAGACCGAACGGCGCAACGGCACGGTGGTCTCCAACAAAGAGTACTACTTCAACAACTGGATGACTCTGTTGTCCCAGCTCCCCCTGCTGCTCTGCACTCTGCTCAACTCTTTCTTCTATCAGCG GATATCAGAGATGGTGCGGATAGCGGGCAGCCTGGTCTTCATCTTCATCCTCTTCATCCTCACTGCCATCCTGGTCAAGATCCCCATGGAGGAGGACCGCTTCTTCTCTGTTACGATGGCTACCATCTGGTTCATCAACT CGTTTGGAGCGGTGTTACAGGGCAGTCTGTTTGGCCTGGTGGGTCTGCTGCCTCAGAAGTACAGTGCTGTGTTCATGAGTGGCCAGGGGTTGGCCGGCACCTTCGCTGCTATCGCCATGCTGGTCTCCATAGcca gtgACACGGACCCTGAGACGGCTGCGTTGGGTTACTTCATCACGCCGTGCGTAGGAACCCTGATCACTCTGCTTAGCTACCTCCTACTGCCTCGCTTG GAGTTTTCCCAGTTCTACTTGGACAAGAGCAGGAGTTATGAGGTGGAGACCACAGATGAGCTGCTGAAAG TGACAGAGAGTGTCACGGCGGAGAACGGCAATCTGTATGGCGACGCCAATGACTCATTGGCCAATGGGGGTGCCAGCGGCGAAGAGGTGGATGTAGAGGGGGCTGGGGCCAGTCCCAAGCAGGCCTTCTTAACCCTGGAGCAGGCTGAGGACAGGGATAGGAAGTCCACCATCATGGAGGTGTTTAAAAAG aTATGGGTGATGGCGTTCTGTGTAGTTTTTGTCTTCACCGTCACTCTCGCTGTGTTCCCCGCCGTCACTGTGGACGTCAAGACCAAATACCCTGGGAAATGGG AACCCTATTTCATCTCTGTGTGCTGCTTCCTCATCTTCAACGTGTGTGACTGGATCGGCAGAACCGTCACCACCTTGGTCCAGTGG CCCCCCAAGGAGAGTCGTCTGTTCCCAGGGCTGGTGGTCTCCAGGGTGGTGTTTGTTCCTCTACTGATGCTGTGTAACGTCCAGAGCCGCTCCTACCTCCCCGTCCTCTTCTCCCACGACGCTGCCTTCGCTTTCATCATGACGCTCTTCTCCCTGTCCAGCGGCTACTGCGTCTGCCTGTCCATGTCCTACGCCCCACA